The Bacteroidota bacterium genome includes a window with the following:
- a CDS encoding uroporphyrinogen-III synthase: MAATKNTDLRVKSILVTQPRPETDKNPYADLAKKYSLKIDFREFIHVEGVPAQEFRQQRVNINDYTAVILTSRNAVDHFFRICQEVRFTVPDTMKYFCISESTAYYLQKYVQYRKRKIFHGKATFNDLIEIIRKHKEEKFLYPCTDVHKEDIPEILEKYKINYTKAVLYRTVCSDLSDLADVFYDVLVFFSPSGITSLFKNFPKFKQNKTRLAAFGPTTAKAIEEASLRVDIHAPKPGTPSMTMALEEYIRKANRK, translated from the coding sequence TTGGCCGCAACGAAAAATACAGATCTCCGCGTAAAGAGCATCCTCGTTACGCAGCCCCGGCCCGAAACGGATAAAAATCCATATGCGGACCTGGCTAAGAAGTACAGTCTCAAGATAGATTTCCGCGAGTTCATTCATGTGGAAGGCGTTCCTGCCCAGGAATTCCGCCAGCAGCGGGTGAATATCAATGATTACACAGCCGTGATCCTCACCAGCCGCAATGCGGTCGATCATTTTTTCCGCATTTGCCAGGAAGTTCGTTTCACAGTTCCCGATACGATGAAGTATTTCTGCATTTCAGAATCCACTGCTTATTATCTTCAGAAATATGTACAGTACCGCAAGCGGAAAATTTTTCATGGCAAAGCCACTTTCAATGACCTGATCGAGATCATCCGCAAACACAAGGAGGAAAAATTTCTTTATCCATGCACAGACGTGCACAAGGAAGACATCCCGGAAATTCTCGAAAAATACAAGATCAATTACACGAAAGCAGTTCTTTATCGCACGGTATGCAGCGACCTGAGCGACCTGGCCGATGTGTTCTATGATGTTCTTGTTTTCTTCAGCCCGTCGGGCATCACTTCGCTCTTCAAGAATTTTCCGAAGTTCAAACAGAACAAAACACGTCTCGCCGCTTTCGGCCCTACGACTGCAAAAGCCATTGAAGAAGCGAGTCTTCGCGTCGATATTCATGCACCCAAGCCCGGTACTCCTTCTATGACCATGGCGCTCGAAGAATATATCCGCAAAGCAAACAGAAAATAA
- a CDS encoding DUF4271 domain-containing protein → MHRHLLLQLNELSGGNFSPEVIAHGDHNWWIALLLFSCFTMIVVLRVFDSRRLISVLSGFIRPSSVMVVYRDEVSFGSRVTLLLLLNYLLVMGLFAWKSAGLAGINADGIKSIGWIILALTSAYVVKIYFIRLFGKIFDLKEAAKEYEANVLLFNEVIGLVLFPLVLLIAYARQIPQEWLVWCGITAIISVLIYRFLRLILIGIANSSVSFLYLILYLCTLELLPFVVLIKVFVVKFHPFHP, encoded by the coding sequence ATGCATCGTCATTTACTTCTTCAGCTGAATGAATTAAGTGGCGGAAATTTTTCACCGGAAGTGATCGCGCACGGAGATCACAACTGGTGGATCGCCCTTTTGCTTTTCAGTTGCTTTACGATGATCGTGGTGCTGCGCGTTTTCGATTCACGAAGACTCATTTCTGTTCTCAGCGGATTTATCCGTCCTTCATCGGTGATGGTTGTTTATCGTGATGAAGTTTCTTTCGGCTCGCGCGTAACACTTTTGCTGCTGCTGAATTATTTATTGGTGATGGGACTCTTCGCCTGGAAAAGCGCAGGATTGGCGGGAATAAATGCTGATGGAATAAAAAGTATTGGCTGGATCATCCTTGCTTTGACAAGTGCTTACGTGGTGAAAATTTATTTCATCCGTTTATTCGGAAAAATTTTCGATCTGAAAGAGGCGGCGAAAGAATATGAGGCAAATGTCCTTCTGTTCAATGAAGTGATCGGCCTTGTACTGTTCCCATTAGTGCTGCTTATCGCTTATGCCCGGCAAATACCCCAGGAATGGCTCGTTTGGTGCGGAATAACAGCAATTATCAGCGTTTTGATCTATAGATTTTTACGGCTGATATTGATAGGAATAGCCAACTCATCAGTTTCCTTTCTGTATTTAATTCTATACCTTTGCACCCTTGAATTATTGCCTTTTGTCGTACTAATAAAGGTATTCGTTGTCAAATTTCACCCGTTTCACCCCTAA
- a CDS encoding ribonuclease P protein component — MTQTFHKTERISGRKKFSMLLSKGNSFFIFPFRVIWMETDEDLPKPAQVAFAVPKKNFKRAVDRNHIKRILRETYRKNKSAFYSSLSERGKKLNILFIFTAHSPMEFAETDAKIILTLQRLIKQIDAAGSHAKKT; from the coding sequence ATGACACAGACCTTTCACAAAACAGAACGAATCTCGGGCAGGAAAAAATTTTCTATGCTCCTGTCAAAAGGAAATTCATTTTTCATTTTTCCTTTCCGCGTGATCTGGATGGAAACCGATGAAGATCTTCCTAAACCGGCACAGGTAGCATTCGCCGTTCCGAAAAAAAATTTCAAGCGCGCCGTAGACCGCAATCATATCAAAAGGATCCTGCGGGAAACTTATCGCAAAAATAAATCTGCGTTTTATTCTTCACTTTCCGAACGCGGAAAAAAGCTTAACATACTTTTCATTTTTACCGCGCATTCTCCAATGGAATTCGCCGAAACCGACGCTAAAATTATCCTAACTTTACAAAGACTGATAAAACAAATTGATGCAGCCGGATCTCACGCAAAAAAAACCTGA
- the yidD gene encoding membrane protein insertion efficiency factor YidD produces MQPDLTQKKPDLISRSIGYLFIGLIRFYKGAISPLFSSSCRYTPTCSTYGIEAIRKHGAFKGGWLTLKRIGRCHPWGGHGHDPVP; encoded by the coding sequence ATGCAGCCGGATCTCACGCAAAAAAAACCTGATCTCATTTCACGCTCCATCGGTTATCTCTTCATAGGGCTTATCCGTTTTTATAAAGGTGCTATCTCCCCTCTTTTTTCTTCCTCTTGCCGTTACACACCCACCTGCTCCACTTACGGAATTGAAGCCATCCGCAAACATGGCGCATTCAAAGGAGGATGGCTCACACTGAAAAGGATCGGGCGCTGTCATCCCTGGGGCGGACACGGGCATGATCCTGTTCCGTGA